In Bradysia coprophila strain Holo2 unplaced genomic scaffold, BU_Bcop_v1 contig_350, whole genome shotgun sequence, a genomic segment contains:
- the LOC119079963 gene encoding uncharacterized protein LOC119079963: MRAKSFLIGLCCVVITSALLILFSSAGQQNENLKNIVSQTHQQIREFQENLVAVRKKLDIDVKYLELLGFTQPIYNGTRYNFTIVTYIQSGQAASAILLSQNIALKLPNEVLLIYNLGLSEDDTRALSAYCNNSKCSVITYDKLTEFPSYVNDDRTLHAFRPLIIKDALTRSKTILWMENSIRFKGSSRDLSVYLKSVSESGVLGWTTRQAVSSRTHPKMFEWFQTDPESFLFVPMVSLDVVVFLDTDTVNQNILLPWIKCTLTNECIHPIGAQSIGCRYDKKPLYRYSGCHAYDASAFNIVLGLTWNFDETKYSTHFDSNLFYQETLEEATRNLENKRKNISDTSESFTDD; the protein is encoded by the exons ATGAgagcaaaaagttttttgatcGGTCTGTGCTGTGTAGTGATAACAAGTGCTCTCCTGATATTATTCAGTTCAGCTGGACAACAGAAtgagaatttgaaaaatatcgtTTCACAGACGCATCAACAGATCAGAGAATTTCAG GAAAATCTTGTTGCTGTCCGAAAGAAGCTGGACATTGATGTTAAATATTTAGAATTGTTAGGATTCACACAGCCCATCTACAATGGCACACGTTACAATTTCACGATAGTTACTTACATACAAAGTGGTCAGGCTGCGTCGGCCATTTTGCTAAGCCAAAATATTGCACTGAAACTTCCCAATGAAGTATTACTTATCTACAATCTCGGCTTATCCGAGGACGATACACGAGCTTTAAGCGCCTATTGCAATAATTCTAAGTGTTCTGTGATAACTTACGATAAATTGACGGAG TTTCCATCGTATGTAAACGATGATCGAACGTTGCATGCGTTCCGACCGTTGATAATTAAAGATGCGCTGACTCGTTCGAAGACAATATTGTGGATGGAGAACAGTATCCGTTTCAAGGGTAGCAGTAGAGATTTAAGTGTTTATCTGAAGAGTGTGAGTGAAAGCGGTGTACTCGGTTGGACGACTAGACAGGCCGTATCGAGTCGAACACATCCAAAGATGTTTGAATGGTTTCAAACTGATCCGGAGAGTTTCTTGTTCGTGCCGATGGTATCGTTGGATGTTGTGGTATTTTTGGACACCGACACCGTTAATCAAAATATATTGCTGCCGTGGATCAAATGTACATTAACGAATGAATGTATTCATCCGATTG GTGCTCAATCAATCGGATGTCGTTATGATAAAAAACCATTGTACCGATACTCCGGCTGTCATGCATACGACGCATCAGCCTTCAATATCGTGCTTGGCTTAACGTGgaattttgatgaaacaaaatattcgacGCATTTCGATTCAAATCTCTTTTATCAGGAAACGCTTGAAGAAGCAActagaaatttagaaaataaacGTAAGAATATAAGTGATACATCGGAGTCGTTTACGGATGATTAG